Part of the Halostagnicola larsenii XH-48 genome, GCCAGTGGACCGCTCTCGAGCCTCGAGTCCGAGATCGACTCCTATCCGATTCGCCGAGGAGCCATCGAATCCGACGACAAATCCCGCCGGATGGACGACGTCGAACGTCGAGTCCTCGAGACGTACGACGATGTCGACAACCGGGATGGTGTGCGCGTCGAAACCGAAGACGGCTGGTTCTTGCTCCGGGCGAGCGGAACCCAGCCCATAATCCGGGTTACCGCGCAAGCGCGTGAGAGCGGCCGCGCCGCACAGTTGTACGAGGAGGCGACCGAGCTCGTCGGGGAGTAACGCGATCGGCAAAACGAGGACCTACTGCAGGCTACGAAGCGGAACAGACTCGAGGTCGCGACGATCCGAGACGAGAGGCTTCGAGGCTTGTGACGCCACGGTTGGGTCTATTCGAGACTATCAGCCTACGGCACCAGGATTCGACAGGAACGGCAGTTCTGTACGGACCACCCGAGGACGAGACTCGCTATCGGTCTTCTTCCGGAATGTAATCGGACGTCTTCATCTCTCGGTACGTAGAACAGTCGGGACAGGCGTGGACGACATCCCGGTTGTCTCCGAACACGCGTGCGAACTGGCGCGTGACCTGATTCCCACAGGTGACACAGCGGGGCGCGGTCGTTTGTTGGCCAGCAGTCATCGGCGTCCACTTGGTTTCGGTTGGTTCCGTCGACATCATCAGTTCATTTCGACAGGATACTATTTACTATAGGCTGCATAACGTCGACCGAGTTGTCGAGCGTTTCTTTCATCTGTCATTAATCATACCTAAAGAGTGTCTA contains:
- a CDS encoding DUF7563 family protein; protein product: MSTEPTETKWTPMTAGQQTTAPRCVTCGNQVTRQFARVFGDNRDVVHACPDCSTYREMKTSDYIPEEDR